The stretch of DNA AAACTTTGATTGGTATTACATTTttaattggtatatttttaagatttatattaaaatatatttatatttttttgtatttatttataattttatacattgTATTACTATAATTTGATTATTTCGGTTGAATCACAGTTAAATTGGTTGAACCACTAAATTACTGAACAAATTATTAGAACGATTCAATGACCGGtttgatttttagaattttggttTATAAATAGTAGTAATCAATTAGAAAAATTGAACAACTCTCCATTCTAGATATCTAACACACATTAAGTGTTCTATCTACTATTTGACCactattaaaattcaaattcgaaTGTAACATATTAAAAGACAGTATGTTTAGTCACTTAACCAAAACCTCGATTGCAACAGTTGTGATGGTCTGTCCATGAATGCTTCAAATAACATGCTCTATAAAAGGCTTACAGCGACCCTTTGCTTCCATCAAATGTTTAAAGGCATGGGTCTTGGTAGTTACATTCTTCAGTCTAATATAGGTTATTAAGAGGATGGTGTTGGTGTTTTTCTTCTCATTTACAACCCCATTTGAAATTATATTAGGAATTGACATATTCATAATTTAAgatttcttttataataaattaaaaaatatttttaaaaaaaatcatttcaaCCTTAAATATCAGCATatgtttttttagtaatttgGAAAAGTTCGACGCACTTATGACTAATTCTATTGTGATCTTTACTTCAAATTGTTTATAAATAACtcaaattcttaaattttataacgAGTAATGACCACCATTATGATTATCTCCAAAATGCATAAGAGTTTAAATTCTTAAACTTCACAACAAGCAATGACAACCATTATCATTATCTCCAAATTACATAAGAGTACACAAGAATAAGTCGTATTTTTTTtagcaaataaataatttttctaatttgtaataaaaaaaatttctgtcAAAATACACAGAAATACATAAATAAGtgatatttaacaaaaaattttttattaaaaattaaaaaatttattatttttacaaaaaaatataatttatttttgtatactCTTATGTACTCTTATATATTTTAGAGGATAATAATTGTCATTATGCGTGATGAATTTTCctaaattatagaaaaaaatatgtgatatttaaatttaaaataattattttaaatattttttttatttattacagAAAAAATCCTTATAATCTAATAACCCAAGTGTTGCTCATAATCTAATAGTCCAAGTGTGACTTTGGTTGACTTTCTTTCTACTGGTTCCATGGAATAGTGTTGCTCATAATCTAATAGTCCAAGTGTGACTTTGGTTGACTTTCTTTCCACTGGTTCCATGGAATAGGAAGATAGAATGCAAAGTTACATGACAATACCACCAATGCTTTCAAATGATAACAATTCTTACATGATAAATTACCGTGAAGTTAACAACTAATCATCCATAAAAATACAATAGAACATCATTAAATTACTACATTACTTTTCATTTTCACTTATAAATTCATCTAaatgaattttgatttatacACATTTTCTCTATACAATTTAATAGTCAAAGtgactttggtttatttttttcGACTAATTTCAtggattaaaaatataaaatataaggtTATTTCGACAATATTACCAATGCATTTCAAATGATAAATTACTGTGAAGTTAACAACTAATAATTCATGAAAATACGATGAATCATGACAAATTACTACATTACTTTCCCTTTCCACCTATAAATTCATctcaataaattttgatttatacaAATTTTCTCTATACTTGCAGTCAATAAACTCTTTGTATCTtccaaattctctctctcttttgaaaattctataataataataaaaaaattaaattactataaataaaaatatatttatatttgaatatattatataaaaaatatttatttatttatcaattatatttgaatGAATTTCTATATCATTTGTTATACTTACAATAAAGTTTCATAAACTTTTGCATGTAtcttctttattaaaaatacatgagtaacttctaatataaaaacaaaacaatattttcaaaaaaaaaaaataaacggaCTTTAATTTTCACAAGGATAATTTTATAGAGTTGTGCTTCACTTTGAGTTCTCTATGTATAGGTTGAGAACAAAATACGAATCTCTAAATTATTATAGTGGTATTTAAGAGTATAtagaaatacataaaaataagttatatttATCAATAGTATAATAAAAACGGTACTCCCCaacactttaatttttaaaaaatctactttggtttaatttttttctattataaattaaaaaaattattatttttcaaaaaattcgaCTTATTTCGATGTGTACTCCTATGTACTCTGGAGAAGACATGATAATGGTTGTTATTACTCATTAtgaaattttagaatttgaatcAGTCAATTATTTTCGAAGAATTTAAAGTGAAGTTGATCAGATGTGGTAAATTTAATGATTTATATGAAATTTGTCGGAGGTGTGGtgaattttttctaaattacaacaaaaataatGTATGTTGGTATTTGaagttgaaatatttttttaaatatatatttttaatttattaaaaaaatccccaaaaaagtttataaaattGAGTCATTGTTTACTCAACTATTTACAATTATATgatgtaaaaattaataacaatgaatttaaatttctataaataaacaatataaatttaaaacttttacaGTAATAACAATAGATTGTATCATTAGATTAGCTTAAATTCAAAGTAATCTTCATAGAAATTTAAATGATCACATAATGTGCAAAGATAAAAATAGTAATAGATTgcacaaatttattttatccttTTCCAACCAACAAATGGATAGATTGGAGGTCAGTGTAATACTAGTAAAAATAAGAGCACTTATAGAACAAACTAAAACCCATTTATCACTTAAGCATCCACAACTTCAGGAGCAGCCTCAAATTAAAACCCATTTATCACTTAAGCACCCACAACTTCAGGAGCAGTCTCAGTCATTGGTTCAACAGCAAGCCTATCTACCTTAATACAAATGGGATCCTCAAAAGGCACATACCTCAATTCCCCAAAATCAAATTTAAGTGTTTTGAGTATCTAAAGATNNNNNNNNNNNNNNNNNNNNNNNNNNNNNNNNNNNNNNNNNNNNNNNNNNNNNNNNNNNNNNNNNNNNNNNNNNNNNNNNNNNNNNNNNNNNNNNNNNNNNNNNNNNNNNNNNNNNNNNNNNNNNNNNNNNNNNNNNNNNNNNNNNNNNNNNNNNNNNNNNNNNNNNNNNNNNNNNNNNNNNNNNNNNNNNNNNNNNNNNNNNNNNNNNNNNNNNNNNNNNNNNNNNNNNNNNNNNNNNNNNNNNNNNNNNNNNNNNNNNNNNNNNNNNNNNNNNNNNNNNNNNNNNNNNNNNNNNNNNNNNNNNNNNNNNNNNNNNNNNNNNNNNNNNNNNNNNNNNNNNNNNNNNNNNNNNNNNNNNNNNNNNNNNNNNNNNNNNNNNNNNNNNNNNNNNNNNNNNNNNNNNNNNNNNNNNNNNNNNNNNNNNNNNNNNNNNNNNNNNNNNNNNNNNNNNNNNNNNNNNNNNNNNNNNNNNNNNNNNNNNNNNNNNNNNNNNNNNNNNNNNNNNNNNNNNNNNNNNNNNNNNNNNNNNNNNNNNNNNNNNNNNNNNNNNNNNNNNNNNNNNNNNNNNNNNNNNNNNNNNNNNNNNNNNNNNNNNNNNNNNNNNNNNNNNNNNNNNNNNNNNNNNNNNNNNNNNNNNNNNNNNNNNNNNNNNNNNNNNNNNNNNNNNNNNNNNNNNNNNNNNNNNNNNNNNNNNNNNNNNNNNNNNNNNNNNNNNNNNNNNNNNNNNNNNNNNNNNNNNNNNNNNNNNNNNNNNNNNNNNNNNNNNNNNNNNNNNNNNNNNNNNNNNNNNNNNNNNNNNNNNNNNNNNNNNNNNNNNNNNNNNNNNNNNNNNNNNNNNNNNNNNNNNNNNNNNNNNNNNNNNNNNNNNNNNNNNNNNNNNNNNNNNNNNNNNNNNNNNNNNNNNNNNNNNNNNNNNNNNNNNNNNNNNNNNNNNNNNNNNNNNNNNNNNNNNNNNNNNNNNNNNNNNNNNNNNNNNNNNNNNNNNNNNNNNNNNNNNNNNNNNNNNNNNNNGAAATAAACattttaaacaaatttcaattttatatttattatattttatttcaatgacttagatttagattttagaatttagagtttagaatttatgatttaatattttaaattttgagttttaaaatttaaattttaagatttagaatGTAAGGACCGTAAAAAAAACTCTAAATGAGTGAGAGAGTGACAGCGCCGATGAAACGACTTTCTAAGAGGAAGACTTGATGAACCGCAGCACTAAGAAGGTCAAACCTAACGGGGATGAAGTGCTACTAGAcacagaggcagaggagaatgGAAGATCAGCGGACATGGATCTGCAACTTGTGAGATTCAGATGGTAGCGGAGGACTATATGTTGGAGGAGGTCTCTGAAGACGGTGCCGGCAGAGCAGCTTCCTTCAATCCAAAGCCAGAGTTTGAGGTGAGTTTGGCAGATTATGACGAATGGTGTCGTCCATGGAAGCTTTCTCTTATTGTCAAAGTATTCGGTAAGAATATTGGATTTCGATCTATGGACTCGTGGGTTCACCGTTTTTGGTCTAAGAACGGGGATGTGAAGGTAATTGATCTGACTGGAGAGTTCTTCCTGGTGCGCTTTGACAACGAAGGTGACTATAAACAAGCGCTCTTTGAAGGGTCGTGGCAGGTGGCAGGGCACTACTTGTTAGTACAAAGATGGAGGCCGTTGTTTCAACCGTCAGAGGATGCGATGCAAAAATTAGCGGTATGGGTAAGAATTCCGGAGCTGTCGGTTGAACTCTACACCTATCACTTCCTATGGCGGGCAGGTGGAAAGATCGGAACAATGTTGAAAATTGATCAAACTACTTCTATACACTCTAGGGGAAAGTTTGCCCGCTTATGTGTGGAGGTGGATCTGCAAAACCAGCTTGTCCCAGCTATAAAAGTTCTCGGAAAGGAGTTTAAGGTAGAGTATGAAGGTCTCCATCTTATCTGCTTTGGTTGTGGTAAGTATGGGCATAGAATTGATGGTTGCCCAGAAAGTAGGCGACCGGAGAAGGAGAGCAGAGAAGCTACAATGGAGGGTAGTAAGGTCCTCGGGGATCCTCGAGATGCAACAATGGCGATTATTTTGGACAAGTCGAATTTAATTGTTCCTTATCCATCTCAACTGTCACCTAATGTGTTGGAACAAAATCCTGTGGCTCAGGGGATTTCAAATTTGATGGCAAGAGCTGATTCTTCAGGAGTGTTTGGGCCGTGGATGTTGGCTAAGAAACCCCAGCGCAGATTTAATCGAAGCAACAGTAATGTTAGGACCTCAATCCAGACAGGTAACCCAATTGGGTCAGGTTCACGTTTTCAATCTTTGGAATATGTAGAACAAGAGGAGTCCAATATGGAAGCACATGTTCATAAAGAAGGTTTTCTATCAAATAAGCACTCAGTACAAGCGGAAAAGACTAAGAAGCTAGAGCTGCCCAAACAAACCTCCTCCTCTAAGAGCAGGCTAGCTGGGCCGAAAAGTACTTCTAAAACCCAAGAAGGGAGGAGTTCTCGTGAGAAGGAGGGTGGAGCAAAGAGTACTGAGGAATCATTGGTAAAAGGAAAAGAGGTAGTGGATGGGGTCTCTAAAGTTAACTTGGAGCGAAAAGATACAGAGTACTGAAAGACTTTAAATTTGATGAAGCAGATGAAGTATGTGGAGGGGGATGAAGAGCTGTTCTTAAATGGCATTCCTTTCTCTCAGATTCATCAACCCTCGAAGGAGGCTCTCGCAGCACTAAAGTTTCTGAGGGAAAGTGCGAAAGAAGAAGCACTGGCAGCTGCTAACCCGCCGGATCCTGGATCAACTCAGATTCTTAGCTTATGCCTGAATCAGACGGATTCCCTGGCAGTGGAGGATGAGTCTGTAAGGATGGTGGTGGATACCACACCAGCTTCCTGCTCTACTTGATTAAGGCCGCTTCGGTTGGTTGTCTCTTCTACttccttgtttattttttcCTATGAATATTATTACTTGGAACTGTAGAGGTGTTAGTAGCAAAGGTTTTTCTACTTTGGTTAAAGATTTATGTAGGAATTTCAATTGCAATATGTTGTGTCTTTTGGAAACTCATCTATCGGGTCCAAAGGTGAATAAGATTGCAAAGAGATTTGGTTTCTCAGATTGGTTTCTTGAAGAAGGTATTGGTTTTTCAGGGGGCATCTGAATTttatggaattcaaatttttggaATGTTGAGGTCCTTATGTCTCATAGACAATATGTCCACATGAAACTTAGATATGGTTTGGAAAGTCCTTGATTTTTTTACGGTTGTTTATGGCTCCCCACAAATTGGGCTGAGAACTAGTCTATGGGAAGGTCTGAAAAGTATTGCTGATAATTTGACTAGTGAGTGATGTGTAGGAGGGGACTTTAATTGTGTCTTATCTGCTATTGATACAGGGGGTAACTCTGGTCTCTCTAGAGACTATGATCGTTTTGCGGATTGCCTATTAGAGTGTGAGTTACAGGACCTGGGCTTTAAAGGTCGGCCGTTTACCTGGCAAAAAGGAATTATTAGAAGACGGTTGGATAGATACGTAACTAATGCAGCTTAGTCCCAACGCTTTAGTAGCGCCGTGGTAAAGCATCTTCCCAAACTCAAATCAGACCATGTCCCAATTTTTCTGGAGCTTTGGGTTGATAGTACTGCTGCGTCCTCTTGTCATCCCTTTCGGTTTTTGGCTTCATGGTTGACTCATGAGAACTTTAATTCTATGTTGAAGACAAATTGGAAGGATGAAATTTCTTTGGACCAAAATATGACTAATTTTATGGAAGCCGCAAAGGTTTGGAACAAGGAAGTTTTTGGTGATATTCATGGGAAAAAGAATAGAATTTTGGCCAGACTGAATTGTATCTCCTTGAAACTTGGTTTCGAAGTGAATCCTTTTTTGGAGGATCTCCAAACTGAGTTATGGAAAGAACTGGAAGCAATTTTTATTCAAGAGGAGATACTTTAGAAACAATGTTCAAGATGTAAGTGGATAAACTATGGGGATCGTAATACCTTCTACTTCCACAATTTGGCAACTGCTAGAAGACGGAGAAACAGAGTGACAATGCTTAAGAACCAACATGGTGAGTGGGTAGATGACACGTTTCAGCTTCAGCAATTGGGCATGAACCACTTTCTTTCACTTTATGCTGATGATCAGCCATATGAGAAGTTAGTAGCTTCCGGTCTGATCCTTACTTTGACATCCGAAGAGGTTGGGCGCCTGGATGGTATGGTTGCAGTGGAAGAAGTCTCTGCGGCTATCTTTGCTATGGGAGCTTGGAAAGCCCCGGGACCAGACGGTCTTCCCCCTATATTTTACCAAAGCAACTGGAGCCTTGTGAAGACCTCAGTTGAAGATTGGGTGAAAAAGGTGTTTGTGGATCATGCAGAAATAAAGAAGGTTAATAATACCTATATTTCTCTGATTCCGAAAAGGGAGGTTCCTGAGAATTTTAGCCACTTTTGACCTATTAGATTGTGTAACGTCTCTTATAAGATAGTTACTAAAATTATATCCAACACGTTGAAAGAAGTCATGTCCAAACTCATAAGCCCTGCTCAGTGCAGTTTTGTCCCCGGGAGGCAAAGTGCTGATAATATTTTGGTGGCACAGGAGGCTATACACTCTTTGAGATATAAGAAAGGGACTTCTAGTTATC from Arachis duranensis cultivar V14167 chromosome 4, aradu.V14167.gnm2.J7QH, whole genome shotgun sequence encodes:
- the LOC107482535 gene encoding uncharacterized protein LOC107482535 → MVAEDYMLEEVSEDGAGRAASFNPKPEFEVSLADYDEWCRPWKLSLIVKVFGKNIGFRSMDSWVHRFWSKNGDVKVIDLTGEFFLVRFDNEGDYKQALFEGSWQVAGHYLLVQRWRPLFQPSEDAMQKLAVWVRIPELSVELYTYHFLWRAGGKIGTMLKIDQTTSIHSRGKFARLCVEVDLQNQLVPAIKVLGKEFKVEYEGLHLICFGCGKYGHRIDGCPESRRPEKESREATMEGSKVLGDPRDATMAIILDKSNLIVPYPSQLSPNVLEQNPVAQGISNLMARADSSGVFGPWMLAKKPQRRFNRSNSNVRTSIQTGNPIGSGSRFQSLEYVEQEESNMEAHVHKEGFLSNKHSVQAEKTKKLELPKQTSSSKSRLAGPKSTSKTQEGRSSREKEGGAKSTEESLVKGKEVVDGVSKVNLERKDTEY